A single window of Pieris rapae chromosome 4, ilPieRapa1.1, whole genome shotgun sequence DNA harbors:
- the LOC110999792 gene encoding uncharacterized protein LOC110999792, with protein MNYLWLLTLFIPFISPAVSHGPSSNGCGELGDCITSPDNCDRKCGCDTYELVLFFNETTQECELNIKRFLDTLQEKDDTQEKIIAEAENVFKHIILSVIIVAACSVVCVFSACFYCCRINYLDNRLKKDVDAMAAKLKREKRYKKIKSEPIPEKAESCNIIVGNAGVYCV; from the exons atgaattatttatggcTCCTTACACTTTTCATAC CATTCATATCACCCGCCGTATCACAC ggACCGTCATCAAATGGATGTGGTGAGCTTGGTGATTGCATTACCAGTCCAGATAACTGTGATAGGAAGTGTGGTTGTGACACTTATGAGCT agttcttttttttaatgaaactacGCAGGAATGtgaattaaacataaaacggTTTTTGGATACATTACAAGAAAAAGATGATACACAAG agAAAATAATAGCTGAAGCTGAGAATGTAttcaaacatattatattatctgtaataaTTGTAGCAGCGTGCTCCGTAGTGTGTGTCTTTTCGGCTTGTTTTTATTGCTGCcggattaattattt ggaCAACCGACTAAAAAAGGACGTTGATGCAATGGCCGCTAAGCTGAAAAGGGAGAAacggtataaaaaaataaaatccgaACCAATTCCTGAAAAGGCAGAAAGTTGCAACATTATTGTAGGCAATGCTGGagtttattgtgtttaa